From Antechinus flavipes isolate AdamAnt ecotype Samford, QLD, Australia chromosome 1, AdamAnt_v2, whole genome shotgun sequence:
gcaattttattattatttaaatttcttccttGAGATAGTTTTAAGATTTTGGATATTCTAAACATtctatgttatattttaaagGGAGCTCTCTCCTGACTTTATCTTCTTCAAGACAATAAATTATAATTCTATACATCTATATTTTCTGCAGTATTACCTCATTTGAACTCAGTGTGGGTAGTCACCAAAGTCCCTTCCTTCATTTGTCAGGTTAGCACTTGAAAATGATGGGGCCTCACTAATAATGCAGCTGTCATTCTACATTCAACTCTAGTGGCAATCTAGGTAATAGAATGCTTTTACTTAGAAGGTTTGTGGAATTCTATCTATCCTAGCTTGTATAAAGAATGCATAGTTGTTCTATTTagccttcttctccctctctccatccccactCTCACCCTCAGCTTTTCAGAgtaaacaattctgaaggacaatGTTAAGAATAACTGAGGCCAGTCTCCCTCATTTAATCTGTGATATTTACTACCTACATGTACAAGTGCTTGTCCAGTAGGCTTAGAAATTACTGGGAATGTCAAAGTGCATCATGTTTAAAACACATGaagctttccttttttctcctgatATTAACAGTTTTATATTTGCCATAACAGCATGGTCAGAATTGGTCAAGTTCCCACAGTTATTCCTCCCACAATTGGACCATGTTATAACTATGTGATAACTCAGTCATCTTATTACTAAATAAGGAATCTAATGGAATTTTCCTGCCTCTCAAAGCCAGGAAATGATTTGCTGCAACCTAAAATCTACCCCACTTGCTGTGATTATTTTCAATGTTCGGACGTTGGTATCTCTTGTGTTTGAAGTTTAAGTgcttcttgtatttattttctcgATAAATTGCCCCTTCGTTACATTTTATCCAAATTTGCTTATCACTATCACGCAGCCAAAGAAAATGCTGAATATACAGTGATATGAAGCtttttgtgaaataataataaagtcatttGAATTGTGTCAGCATAATAAAAGCTCATAAACCATTATGTAAAAAGTAATACTAATTTGGCAAgctgaaataattaaaaacttagACTATACATGCAATTTTAGTGTgacttaaataatttaaaaacatccatttattttaaatgcattagtatttattaattaccATGACAAACTGTCGTTGACCTAAAATGAAAGTGACTTCAGAACATGGTTAGCTACTTTATTTGGAATAAACTGTATGAAACGTCCTCGGTGTAAAATAAAGTGCAATTAGTTAAAttataaaatgtctttttctttttcttcctcagtgATTTAAGATGCATTAAATGACAGCAAAACCATGTAGCCAGTATAATTGGCACGTTAGTTTTTCATCATACATTTACTCATGGAGGACCCTTCTATTTTTCCCAGATTCAAATGGAAAAGCATTTAATGTGTGGTGTTCACTTGGGAGTTGCTACATTGTTTGGTTTCAGGATTATAAAACCTCTTCTGTTAATATACAAGTAATTGGACCCTCGCACAGTTTATACTTTCACTTGTAATGTAACCCTGTAACATTAGATAATGCCATTAGTTAGAAAAGACGAGTACTTGTATTACACATTGTAAAATATAAGTATGAAGTTAATTCTTTGCTGCATGGTACATGGAGTGAACATTGTCACCTAAGCACAAGTCAAGGATTACATATATGACGTCTTAATATAACCATAACAGCAGAAATTCTACTTAATGAAGTTGAGAAACTTTTTCTGAATCTTCTACATCAGTAGAGGGAATTAAACCTGAGACTCCTGAAAATCCCTACATCAGTGATATCACAATTCTGGACACACACCCCTGTcttgcctttaaaaaatttttttaaattaaccttAAATTGAATAAATAGTATAAATTGATCAGAACTGGTCCCCAAAATTGGGATTGTTTTTGCAACCTTGaagaaaaggcagaagaaaaggtTACAAAAATTTCACTCTGTAGATCAACAAAAAAGGTTCTTCAGTGTGaataaagataacaaaatatCCAGCTCCTTAACCTAATGAGGGAGAGACAGGAAATTCTTTTGTGCAGTCAAATGTCCAGATAAATCATAAATCCTGAGGAGCAGACAAAAGCTAAGACTATATGATTTATATACCAAATTGGCTgtgtttaagaaaatgaaaaaagatcttTTGAAGTCAAGGAGAGTTAAAAGCAGGAAGTAGAAATAGTGCCATCAACCAAATGCCCTTGCACTTTGCATAAAACAAAGGTGATAGATGGAAACCACTTTAACACAGAACAGCATATTTTGACCACAGACACCAGAGAATAAAGAAATtaggttttcaaaatatttttaatgtgctTGAAGAGTAACTACATCGATAGATCTAATGTCAACAGTTGATATTTGCAAGGATGATTAGTTATTCATTAAAATCAAATCGAATTCTGGCAAGAGGCCAGAGTTGAGCTGCAAGGGTATCTTGAAGGCTAATAAGGTTTCATGTGAGTTAATTGGGAGCATACCTGGAGTACAAAGAGTCTGGCCTTGAGCTCATAAGATGTATTGGTCTGGGTAAAATACTTGAGGCCAGCGAGTAATCGCCAACCTCTTTCAGTGTCtcacatacaaatatattagGGCTCACTATGGCAACTTTAGTTATTCCTGTCCTTCCCTTTCCCACTATCGTCTTCCCTGCCAGATAGGACTATGGCTTTATACTTACTCCCCCTGCTTCATGAAGCCtaactcttaaaatattttgtttaactgCAAAAAAACCTTTGACAaccataatataagaaaaatctgGGCTGAGACCTTTGGGAAGATGGGTGGTAGCAGATTTTCTGCCACCATAATCATAGTACATTTCTTCTGATAGAGAGCTTAGTAGTCATAGCACCTCCAGGATGTTCCCTACCCCTATCCGGATGGGGTGAAGTCAGATGAATAGATGGCGCAGTGTTTGCCACAGAGCAGATCACCAGCTGCGCAAAGAACATCTCTGAACCAATGGAGAAGCCAAAAGGAATGAACAGTGATAACATCAAGTTGGGTGCATTGCATTAGGCTAAATTGTTTCCTAGTGTATCtagcacatattaggtgcttgataaatgtcaAGTTAGAAGAAAAACCTTGCATTATCTTTAGCAtgccttccctcttcctccccccaaaaaggaaCACAGAAAACTATTGGCTCtgagagattagaaaaaaagagatagggTTGACTGGgagataaggaaaggagggaagaaattaACCTTGTGATTAACACCAGATCACAAAGTTGCACTGAAAAGCTGATTTTCTGCAATCCCTTCTTCAGAAATGAGAAGTTGGATGGAGGAAGTAGGAATTTGGGATTGGCAACTGGGATACTCCAAAAtgaactaaaagaatgaaaatgagaaactACTGGCATTGATAGAATATCTGAAAAACActgataaatgaaaaaaggaaatgaagagctTTGTGATTTTCTCACAAGTCCCCTCTCATAAGACTTGTGAGATTTATGTATTGACCCTATTTATAACACTACTGACCTACCTGGATTCAAGTAGCAACCTACAGACATCAGCAAATGTCTGGCTGGAAAAGGATATAACACATAAACCAGACTATATTTGAAACATGAAATGTAGAAAGAACTTAAACAAAAGCCTGATACATTGTATAGCTCCCCTGTGAAGGGTCTCTAGAAGAACAAGGGTAAAATGTCACAGGATAAAAGAAGGCATAGTTGGGCTGTGATCTGTACCAATGGCCTGAATCAAGGATGAGATCACAGATAAACTGATAAACTGATGTCTAGTGGCTTACTGTACAAGCCACATAATCTGAGGTCAACACGGGATTAAAACCCAGCCTAGTGCACTTTTAGCCACAGGCCTCTTTAGTATTCTCATTAACACCTTTACTCCTCTGGTTGTCCTACATGGAGCGGATCACTTGTAATATTTCCAGTAGATGACggttaaattttgtatttgacaGAGGCTTAAAAACAGAAGGTTAGTGTGACAAATTAAGCATAAGGAAGCAAATGATTGTATGAGCAAGCAATGTTAGTCACAGTCGGATATCATTTGTGATCCATCATAAAATTTCTGAGATCAAAAAACCAATGTTTATTAGAACATAATTAAATACACTTAGAAAACCCTCAAGTCCAAGCCACTGATTTATTTGAACCTAATGTCCATACTGACCCATGttaagggtttttgttttgttttctattttgccTGTGATGAGGTTTCCAGTGGTCAAAATTGTGCTAGTTAAATGATACCTTTACATAGCTGACTTATGTATCACCACAAAAGATTTCTAAGCATATTTCATTATgcacattcatatatatgcatatggatgcatatttatacaaaacACAGCTGGCCATGCAAATCCTACCAGTACCACACTGTGGGCAAGATTCCCTAAGGGCTATTTCGGAGAAAATCTGGGCATCCCACCCCCAATTTCATTTTTGGCATCTACCTCTTTCCTCTCAATCTccattcctctccccttccctaccCAGCTCTTTGacattggttttttttccctctaaattaCTCCAAGCTTTCCTTTTCACCAGTTCCTAGTTTATTTCTCACCCATTACCATGAATAATACTAAATTAGCTGACACTAGTAACTATGGTCTGGATCCTCTGACATGAACAAGCAATGCCAGAAGGGAACTCGCTGAGAGTAAGGGCGAGGGTGAGCTGTGTTAGCCCTGGCTCCATGCTGCTCAGGTGCAAATACGGTGCTTCTGGGACATAGAGCAAAAGATGTCTGACCAGAAGGTCAAAGGAATAAGGTGGCCTCACCCCTGTCCCCACAAAGGGATTCTGAGCCAAAGCCCTCCCCAACAAACAGCCTAGTGTTCAGTTAATATTTCCTTCTGTGAAGAGGCCCTGACACAATACTAATACACAGGATAGAGACTGAAAATAGAATCTTGTCAACCGTTATGTTGGTATCCTAGTTAATAAGGCTATTAAATATTCAGTTACAAAGAAATCACTCTACGTACGTACAATGATATGTTCAAGTCTGTGACTGGTAAATCTATTTTCTAAACAGATTTATTCTTAAAGAAACACACCCAGGGTTTTCTCTTCATCTCATTTCCAAGCAGCAGAGTTAAAATGGTGCCcgttctttctatctttctttctttctttttttctatctttctttctttaccccctcccaccccccaactAACTACAGCAAACATGTCAGGCCTATAAAACCATTCACATTGTAGTTCTAGGAGAAGAGTCTCCCAACAAGTCAGGAGTGCTCTTCGGTGCTGCTGCTGAAGGATCTACTCCGGACGTGATTTCTCAGCTGCTCAATAAGCTCAGGATTCTGCTGCTGTATCTGCTGAGCAAACTGCTGTCCCCTGCAGCAAACAGAAAGGGGGCAATGAGAGCGGGGAAAATAATCATAAGATATGGGATACAGGTAAAAGAGATAGGAAACTTGGTTATGAAGAATGTACCTGGCCATGCAAATGCTACCAGTACCACACTGCAGGTACTAGGCTGGCCTTCCTGAGGCTCCTAGCCATAGGACATTCCAGCACCCCATTGCATGCATCTTCCCAGGCCTGATACTCTCCTTATCTcttcctcctggcttccctgacttccttcaagtctcagctaacaTCCCATCTTCTGCAAAAAAGCTTTTCTCCATCTCGCTTAATGTTAATGATTTCCTGCAAAACACTGGAAAGGGATTCCTTTAAATGTGACACTTACGCTTGGATGAGGCTGGACAGATCAGTTAGGCCTCCAACCCCAGCAGCAGGACCCCCAATGGCATTTGTCATCATTCCAGACATGCTAGAATATGCAAAAGATAAGTTATAAGGATGGTTATGCCTTCTTAACAAACCAGTTAATAAGGTTTGATGCTTAGAGAGAGTAGGGTGTACCCTAGCATAGAGATCAGGCCCATTATAGGACTGGAGGTAAATAATTTTGATTGAGAGCTCCCCAAAAAAAGTTGAGTTAAAAGTAATCTCTAGCATCTCCGTTAAGTTCTTACTCTTTGAGATGTGTAGCTAACCCCCAAGTATGAAGATGACATAGAACATGCtttgtttctctctatatatctgtctctctcggtttctgtctgtctctctctctcaattgaACATTTAAATAACTTACAGTTGTTGAACTTGAGGATTCTGCATTAAACTTGCCGCCTGGAATAGACAGGAAATCATTTCCATTAAGGTGGTTAGTATTTACACaagcacatttttaaaagtagggTAGGGGTAGGAAGCATAAAGCATGCATCTATATCTTGtggaatttgattataatgtGCAAGATAAGTGAGTGTGGAAAGAAAGATAAGATACTGAGAAAATGGCACTGAGGAATTATGTTCCAAGGGCAGAGAGATTTCAGATAACACTATCATGCTCCAATGATGGCAGTTACTTCATTGACTAAGAGCTTGAGTCAAAAGGAATGAGAACAAATTAAAGATATGATCCAAAAATCCctttccagtaaaaaaaaaaaagtggcccaTTTGCCAATAAGAAGGGAGAGGGGCTCAGTAGGACCTAAaggttttattcctttttcctaaGCATTTAGATCTGAATGCTTATTCAAAAAAAACCATcccatgttttgttttggataAATGCCTGTTTTCTGCTTGGTACACTGGCAAaggtttcaaaaatatttattatttatagctGTCAATCTGTAGAAGCACTAAATGAGAAGTGCTGACAAAAATTCCCTTTTGCTTTATTACCAGAACGGTATAAAAGGAATGCCAAGTGTTATCCCTGATCAAGGATCTTAAATTAGGCTTCAGCAATTAACCCTAAAAATGAGCAACATAATCCAAAGTCCAGAATGAGCTCcatttatgtacaaaaatgtcaGAACCAATCAGCAAAGTGTAAACCTTCCCACTTCTTATTGTTGGCAGGGTAAATTGGGAAAAGTCTTGGGGATGCTGAAATTGCATATTCAAAAGGTTAAATTGCCTGCCCATGCATTGCAAATAGGTGCTTTaagtggaaaggagaaaggaagggggagaaaaggaagataagaaaacCACTGTGGTAAAAAGCTTTAGACTTCCTAAGGTAGCTTCCATAAGGCCAGTATTTACTTTCACTCATCATATCATACTTTATTGAAGCACTCACAGTTATAGAAGAAATCAAGCAAGTTTACTCACCATGCTAATGAAGGCTGGATTGTTGATCAAACTAGCCATGTCAAAGCTTAGTCCTGTACCCGTCTGTAATGAAAGTATGCCCCAAAATCACTCTACCCCATTAAAGTTTCATACAAAGTATAGAtatgtcaaagaaaaatattccagTGATCTATCATGAAAACTTACAGGACTGGCCACCTCCCTTAATTTCTGTTCTGCTATTTTCAAATTAGACTTATAAGAATCGTTTTCTGGGTCAAGATCCAGTGCTTTCTGATAACTTGTAATTGcttcttcatatttattcataGCAGTAAGGGCCAgcctgaggaaaagaaaaaaaaaaatcagggtagAAATAtaacataattctttttttaatttttaatttttattaattttaattttaaatgtttaaaaatgacaatacatCACCAAGGTTTCTCTGGGGAGGGGGCTAAGAAAATGGATTACATCTATGAGTTCACTGGAACTGGGGACTCCAGGGTTAAGAActtccctttaccaatgcaggttgtcatcttctctacaatttataatcttagacaaTTTCCTGGAGCACTGAAATTAAGTGACTGCCTAGAGCCACACAGCTAACCTATATTAGAGGAATAATTGAAATCCCCTCTTCCTCAACAGTTCCCCAACCACTATACCACCTTGCCTCTCATAATATCCAGTCCATATTAGAATTGAACCCCACAGTGAAATTCACTGTAACAAATCTAATTGGAGAGAAGAATTCCAGGGCTGCAAGAACTTGCGGTCTAGCTCTTGGCCACTGAGGTGTCATGTTTGGCAGACATCATCTCatctgtctctttatttttaagaGTGGTACTCTGAATATTTTGCTTTATGAATATCTAAATTAAGCTCTGCAAACACCACAGTTGATTTAGATCCTTTTAATTACACAGTTCCGGTATGCTAAGCAATTTCCTGGGATAGACTTTTTAAGGACTCAGGACTCACTTCCTTCTTAGCAGCCGAGGGAACAAATAAAACTCTGTAggcttgtttaaaaaaaggaacttgAGTTGTGGAACACACCCAGCATTCTCTCTATTCCATCCCCATAAACCATGTCCCTAAGCACGTGTTTATCCCATTTCAGTGCCCAGCTCCACCTAGTCAGAATCCTTTTATTGGATAATCATTGGAATCCTACTGAAAAACAAGGGCCAACAACAGGCGCTAAGCTGGGCtgtttgttgattttgttttaaaataagacTAATTCCATTCTAGCCTTATTGGCCCACCAGAGCCTTTTTGCCATTTGGACAAACTTCAGTGCTCACTTAATACAGTTAATTATTCATAGTGCCAGAAGGATTAGCATTAGAAGCAAAAAGCTATTTTCTATTAATGTGCCAGTATAAAGAGACCAGAGACCCTAATTTTAATTCTCACACCCACAAATCCACAGGGACTtaggtcatttctttttcccttccctcaacTATATTAAGTCTCCACATCAGTTCAGGGAATAAAATGTTAAGTGACAAATGAAGAATCATGTATATAAGAGCAGCAGGGAATGCCAAGACTGATTTGAACATCCCTCTAGAGAGCTTACCCCATTCTCCCATAGGCTTTGCTGTACTTGGAATCGATTTCTATTGCTCTCTCACAATCCTTTATTGCGTCCGAGTAGTGACCTAGTTTGCTTTGGGCAGCAGCcctaaaaggaaagagagggaagaaagaacagagacaaacagatagaaagggagagggagaaggagggaaggaggcagacagaaagggaaagaaggaagaaaagaggagatgacaggagaagaggggagggcaggggagacaggcagaaagaaaaaaaaggggggagagaagaagagaagggggaaggagggggggaagggagggagggaaaaggagggaaggggagagggggagagagaaaagagaaataaaaatgtttatcgCCATCCTGAGAGACAGAGATTTGGATCTTCAGAATCTCACAGGTGGAGagagctaactttttttttttttttaacagcaaagTATAGTTTTTCCTGTCCCAAACTGgcaataaaattagaaataaaataattctaggAGCCTTGTGCTGTTAAACAACCATATCAATTGTAAAAACCCACAcaccaaattttaaaatgctgctatttcatttttaaggaaGCTGCGGTGTTTTTACCCCAAGGGTGTCAAAGATCCAAAAGGTCCTATGAGGACACAAATACTGAGAAAAGGAACCCAGAGGGCAGCAGAGAGCCACATCTAGCTACTTGGGCGGCAGGCACAGCCCTAGGGATGCACACGTTTAGCCCACAAGCCGAGATGCGCGGCTCATAGTCCATACTCCGAGACTGATCATCAGATGGTGAGATGAACAGCCATCAGACCAGAAGAGCAGGCACAAAGGTTGGGTCCTAGAAGCTGGAAACATAATGCTACAAAGGGAGAAGCGGTTTGAAATGACCATGCCAGGCAGAAAACCCGGAGATAAAAGCCCAAAGTAGCAGAGCTGGTTTAAAGACAAAGCAAGCTGGAGTAATTAATTAAGTGGATCCTATAGAGTCAATGCAAGATTCTGCATTTCTGATGCCCTCAAATGATCTTTGAAGCCCTATCCCTTCTGATTTTAAAGGTGCAACAATTAATTAGCTGACTCCTAAAAATCCAGAACGGTCCAAACACCCTAGATTTCCTCCAATCTGCTTTTATGTATACATGAGAAATGGAGTGACAGAGCTAGCTAATTCACACACTCAAAAGCGAAACTGAAAATTCTAAGAACATAGGGTCAACAGAGAATACAAGGAGGTGAATAGGGTATCACTGTGCCATGCTTTCACTTCTCACTTCCCTAGCAACTTCCACAAACATGCATGGCTCAACATCGGTTTGCCAGTCCAAGATGACATAGTAAATCAAGGATTCTTTATCTGAGATCCATGTACTTCCAGAAACATAGATGGATCTCAGGAAGCTTATGAATTTGACTgcagggaaattacatttctattttctgCTGTTCAGctgcttttcattcatttctaactcttcgtgacctcatttggagttttcttggcaaagatactggagcagtttgtcatttccttttccagatcattttacaaatgagaaaactaggacAAATAGGTCTAAgagacttgaccaaggtcacacaacgAAGGCAGTATCTTAAAACAAacttgaacttgggaagatgagtcttcctgactccaggtctggcattctatcccctgtgccaccttgctgcccttatttatttttttctaccaacCTCcaattgaaatttaatatttcctttagttacttttaaaaatatgtatcctaaggagtccataggcttcatcagattaCTAAAGTGGtccacaacacacacacaaaaatagttTAAAGACATGTGCACTACATAGTCCCTCTGTTCTTCACCCCGTGAGTGCAAAAAGTAAGGTAAGGAGGCTGGATCTGAGTACTGGCCACTTAatgagttttaaataaatattacttatcattttaaggtaagCTGTctctaggtttgtttttttttttttttaataggaataggtgctgtattttgtcaaaagctttttctgcatctattgagaaaatcatttgatttctgttAGTGTTGTTATTGATGTGGACAATTAagctcatagttttcctaatattgaactagccctgcatttctggtataaatctcatTTGGTCCTAGTGTATTTTCCTAGACAAATATTAGCATAATCTCTTTGAATCAATATTCAATAGGGAAACTGAATTATAATGTTCTtcctctgttttggctcttcctgttttagatatcagcaccatatttgtgttataaaaggaatttggtaggacttcacctcttttttcaaataatttatatattattggaattaattgttctttaaatgtttggcagaattagCTTGTGAATTAGCTGGTATTAGGGATTTTTTCCTAGGAAATTCCTAGGAACATTGATGGTTtgtttaatttcctttctaagattaggttatttaagtattttatttcttttgttaatttgatttatgTTGTATATTAAGTACCTTTTCCCCAATTTGGTAAGACCCTGGTCATGAACCAAAGCCcagtttaattaatttttgacAGGGTTCTGAGATGGAGGTATAAAGAAccaaataattcaaaaaaagtCTAGACCTCCTCTTAAGCAAATCGAGTTCCTCCAATCTTAAACTTGATCAGTGTATGCCTGGGTCACAAAACTGAGAAGTTGTGAAGATGAAGAAGCTAGATATGCCAGACTCTCTATTAGTTGGGATTATAACAGcagaatcacagatttttgaGATGGAAGTATCCTTAAAATTTAGTCtaaacctctcattttagaggtaaggaaaatgagggtgaaaggttaagtaacttaaccAAAGGTCATTCAGATAGTAAGAGGccagacttgaacccaagttcttTAACTCCACACCCAGTGTTCTTATCCTCTCAGCTTCCAAAGTTTCCCTTGATTCTGACTCCTCGATCATAAAAATAGCTTTCATCAGAAAACCCATACTACTTCTTAAACATTGGCATCCTAAATTATTATGTGACATATAAGGAACTTCACTGTCACAGTGATTGaggtgaaaaaaaagaatagacagagatggagagacagagacagaaagagagaaacagagagagagagagacagaagagaagagaagagaagagaagagaagagaagagaagagaagagaagagaagagaagagaagagaagagaagagaagagaagagaagagaagagaagagaagagaagagaagagaagagaagagaagagaagagaagagaagagaagagaagagaatggagggaggaagggagggactcCATGTGAGATGAAATCCATGACCTAACATTCTACCAGGGAAATAGGTCCAATAGGTGAGGGCAGTAATCAAGAATGAAATCATGATATAAAATTATGCAACATGCCACAATAACATAGAATAAAGGCACAAATGGcatgtttatcaaattttcagCTGACCTAAAACTTAAAGAGAGAACTAATCCACTAGATGACAGAATTGGATTCTCAAAAGATTTTAGTAGTCtagaaagtaaaacaaagaaaaaggccAAAGCACatatttgtcttaaaaaaaaaaaaaaaaaaaaaaaaaaaaaacctttacaaaTTTACAACAAAGTTGATTTTGTAACTACAAGATGAAAGAATCATGGACAGATGACAGCTAATGTAAAAAAGATTGAGGggattttagaaaaatgttaagTTCTCTGAAGGTTATCAA
This genomic window contains:
- the SGTB gene encoding small glutamine-rich tetratricopeptide repeat-containing protein beta isoform X3, translating into MFTNSFCKNDILPLSNSLPEDVGKADQLKDEGNNHMKEENYGAAVDCYTQAIELDPNNAVYYCNRAAAQSKLGHYSDAIKDCERAIEIDSKYSKAYGRMGLALTAMNKYEEAITSYQKALDLDPENDSYKSNLKIAEQKLREVASPTGTGLSFDMASLINNPAFISMAASLMQNPQVQQLMSGMMTNAIGGPAAGVGGLTDLSSLIQAGQQFAQQIQQQNPELIEQLRNHVRSRSFSSSTEEHS
- the SGTB gene encoding small glutamine-rich tetratricopeptide repeat-containing protein beta isoform X2, with protein sequence MSSIKHLVYAVIHFLREQSQIDTYTSDEQESLEGNNHMKEENYGAAVDCYTQAIELDPNNAVYYCNRAAAQSKLGHYSDAIKDCERAIEIDSKYSKAYGRMGLALTAMNKYEEAITSYQKALDLDPENDSYKSNLKIAEQKLREVASPTGTGLSFDMASLINNPAFISMAASLMQNPQVQQLMSGMMTNAIGGPAAGVGGLTDLSSLIQAGQQFAQQIQQQNPELIEQLRNHVRSRSFSSSTEEHS
- the SGTB gene encoding small glutamine-rich tetratricopeptide repeat-containing protein beta isoform X1, giving the protein MSSIKHLVYAVIHFLREQSQIDTYTSDEQESLEVAIQCLETVFKISPEDTHLAVSQPLTEMFTNSFCKNDILPLSNSLPEDVGKADQLKDEGNNHMKEENYGAAVDCYTQAIELDPNNAVYYCNRAAAQSKLGHYSDAIKDCERAIEIDSKYSKAYGRMGLALTAMNKYEEAITSYQKALDLDPENDSYKSNLKIAEQKLREVASPTGTGLSFDMASLINNPAFISMAASLMQNPQVQQLMSGMMTNAIGGPAAGVGGLTDLSSLIQAGQQFAQQIQQQNPELIEQLRNHVRSRSFSSSTEEHS